A portion of the Calothrix sp. 336/3 genome contains these proteins:
- a CDS encoding glycosyltransferase, translated as MKIDILYFDAGSGHRSAAMGLKSALLQERNDWQVRAVNIVDIFDVHPRCSRTVRRGIDHFNGQLQREKVFDLKGLINLSLLFHDLLSVRDIKQISQFWAESPVDAVVSVTPIYNPVLYRSVRLIKPETICVTIPVDFAEVKPRYWFTPKVEQYYLNGTEMLWQQAKKAKIADEFNHRISGMIIEPECYENSPINIYDEITKLGLDPTLPTGLVSFGGQGSILLSQIAHELVKSPVPVNMIFLCGRNQAVFEELNNLPTPYNKLVLSYLKETPIKYLQLADFAIGKPGAMTITESMIVGVPLIMLKSRGLRPVQRDNEAWVIEHGVGKIVDRPKNVPAAIVTVLNSPTYRQNAQNQYHRGVFEAAKILRSLVEGKSHK; from the coding sequence ATGAAAATAGATATCCTATATTTTGATGCTGGTTCGGGACATCGTTCTGCGGCAATGGGATTAAAATCGGCTTTGCTACAAGAGCGTAATGACTGGCAGGTGAGAGCAGTTAATATTGTGGATATTTTTGATGTTCATCCCCGATGTAGTCGTACTGTTCGTAGGGGAATTGACCATTTTAATGGACAATTGCAAAGGGAAAAAGTCTTTGACCTGAAGGGTTTAATTAATCTGTCTTTATTATTTCATGATTTGTTATCTGTGCGAGATATCAAACAAATCAGTCAGTTTTGGGCAGAATCTCCTGTTGATGCAGTGGTGTCAGTCACTCCCATATATAATCCAGTGTTGTATCGTAGTGTCCGTCTGATTAAACCAGAGACGATTTGTGTGACGATTCCCGTTGATTTTGCAGAGGTAAAACCACGGTATTGGTTCACCCCCAAGGTAGAGCAGTATTATTTAAATGGTACAGAAATGTTATGGCAACAAGCAAAAAAAGCCAAGATTGCAGATGAGTTTAATCATCGCATTTCTGGAATGATTATTGAACCAGAATGTTATGAAAATTCACCGATTAATATTTACGACGAAATTACCAAGTTAGGACTTGATCCCACCTTACCAACGGGTTTAGTTTCCTTCGGAGGACAGGGTTCTATATTGCTTTCTCAAATTGCCCATGAGTTAGTTAAATCTCCTGTTCCAGTCAATATGATTTTCCTCTGTGGGCGCAATCAAGCTGTATTTGAGGAATTAAATAATTTACCGACACCCTATAATAAATTGGTTTTAAGTTATCTCAAAGAAACACCAATTAAATACTTACAACTTGCAGACTTTGCCATTGGGAAACCGGGAGCCATGACGATTACCGAATCGATGATAGTTGGTGTTCCCCTAATTATGCTGAAAAGTCGAGGTTTACGACCAGTGCAAAGGGATAATGAGGCATGGGTAATCGAGCATGGTGTGGGCAAGATTGTCGATCGCCCTAAAAATGTCCCAGCTGCGATCGTCACTGTTCTCAATTCTCCTACCTATCGCCAAAACGCCCAAAACCAATACCATCGAGGAGTATTTGAAGCTGCCAAAATTTTGCGATCGCTCGTGGAAGGAAAGAGTCATAAGTAG
- a CDS encoding XisH family protein has protein sequence MSAKDIFHNAARSALENDGWTVTEPLYLRLGDDQLRIDLAAERIITAERAQEKIAVEVKSFLGASAITDFHTALGQFLNYRAVLRIQQPERQLYLAVTTEIYRTFFRRDLPKLSVQTYQIKLLIFDPVTEVIEQWIN, from the coding sequence GTGTCAGCGAAAGATATATTCCACAATGCGGCAAGATCTGCTTTAGAGAATGATGGCTGGACAGTTACAGAGCCATTATATTTAAGGTTAGGAGACGACCAGTTACGAATAGATTTGGCTGCTGAACGTATAATCACAGCAGAGCGCGCGCAAGAAAAAATAGCAGTAGAAGTAAAGAGTTTTCTAGGAGCATCGGCGATTACAGATTTCCATACAGCGTTAGGGCAATTTCTTAACTATAGGGCAGTACTACGTATACAACAGCCAGAGCGTCAACTATATTTGGCTGTGACAACAGAAATATATCGAACTTTTTTTCGTAGAGATTTACCCAAATTAAGTGTTCAAACTTACCAAATAAAATTATTAATATTCGATCCAGTAACTGAGGTGATTGAACAATGGATAAATTAA
- a CDS encoding XisI protein — MDKLNHYRQLIRECLLPYLEMKPSGGEIEVYKMFDTEDDHYQIFHAGWDGFQRIYGAVIHIDIIDDKIWIQYDGTEDGVANTLVELGVPKQDIVLAYHSAFLRQYDGFAVR, encoded by the coding sequence ATGGATAAATTAAATCACTACCGTCAACTGATTCGTGAATGCCTGTTACCATATTTGGAAATGAAACCATCAGGTGGAGAAATAGAAGTTTATAAAATGTTTGATACTGAGGACGACCACTATCAAATATTTCATGCTGGTTGGGATGGTTTTCAAAGAATATATGGTGCCGTGATACACATAGATATAATTGATGATAAGATTTGGATTCAATACGATGGCACAGAAGATGGTGTTGCGAATACTTTAGTGGAATTAGGTGTACCCAAGCAAGATATTGTATTAGCTTATCACTCAGCTTTTTTGCGCCAATATGATGGGTTTGCCGTTAGATAA
- the bchB gene encoding ferredoxin:protochlorophyllide reductase (ATP-dependent) subunit B: MKLAYWMYAGPAHIGTLRIASSFKNVHAIMHAPLGDDYFNVMRSMLERERNFTPVTTSVVDRHVLARGSQEKVVDNITRKDKEETPDLIILTPTCTSSILQEDLANFVERAQLEAKGDVMLADVNHYRVNELQAADRTLHQIVQYYIEKARKKGELPQGKSEKPSVNIIGISSLGFHNQHDCTELKRLMADLGIEVNAVIPDAASVHDLKNLPRAWFNLCPYRELGLMTVQYLEAEFGTPWVDITPMGVVETARCVRKIQQVINAQGAEVDYEEFINQQTLHVSQAAWFSRSIDCQNLTGKKAVVFGDNTHAAAMTKILAREMGIHVVWAGTYCKYDGDWFREQVSEYCDEVIITDDHGAIGDAIARVEPSAIFGTQMERHVGKRLDIPCGVIAAPIHIQNFPIGYKPFLGYEGTNQVVDLVYNSFTLGMEDHLLEIFGGHDTKEVITKGISAGSDLGWTKDGLAELNKIPGFVRGKVKRNTEKFARERGFQEISAEVLYAAKEAVGA, translated from the coding sequence ATGAAATTGGCTTACTGGATGTATGCTGGTCCTGCTCACATTGGCACTCTACGAATCGCCAGCTCTTTTAAAAATGTTCACGCCATTATGCACGCGCCCCTTGGCGATGATTATTTTAACGTTATGCGCTCCATGTTGGAAAGAGAGCGGAACTTTACACCAGTAACTACCAGTGTCGTCGATCGCCATGTTTTGGCTCGTGGCTCCCAGGAAAAGGTGGTAGATAATATTACCCGTAAGGATAAGGAAGAAACTCCTGACCTAATTATTCTCACCCCCACCTGTACTTCTAGTATCTTGCAAGAAGACCTCGCCAACTTCGTCGAACGGGCACAATTAGAAGCGAAGGGTGATGTCATGTTAGCTGATGTCAACCATTACCGTGTGAATGAGTTGCAAGCTGCCGACCGCACATTACATCAAATAGTACAGTACTATATCGAGAAAGCACGGAAGAAAGGCGAACTTCCCCAGGGGAAAAGCGAAAAACCTTCGGTGAATATTATTGGTATTTCCAGTCTGGGTTTCCACAATCAGCATGACTGCACTGAGTTAAAGCGGTTGATGGCAGACTTAGGTATTGAAGTGAACGCAGTCATTCCTGATGCTGCCTCTGTCCATGATTTAAAGAATTTACCCCGTGCTTGGTTTAACCTTTGTCCTTACCGGGAACTGGGTTTGATGACAGTTCAGTATTTAGAAGCAGAATTTGGTACGCCTTGGGTAGATATCACACCCATGGGTGTAGTAGAAACGGCTCGGTGTGTGCGGAAGATTCAGCAGGTAATTAATGCTCAAGGTGCAGAAGTTGATTACGAAGAATTTATTAATCAGCAAACCTTGCACGTTTCCCAAGCAGCTTGGTTTTCCCGCTCCATCGACTGCCAAAACCTGACAGGGAAAAAGGCAGTTGTCTTTGGTGACAATACCCACGCCGCAGCCATGACCAAGATTTTAGCGCGGGAAATGGGAATTCATGTGGTTTGGGCAGGAACCTACTGCAAGTATGATGGTGATTGGTTCCGGGAGCAGGTAAGTGAGTATTGTGATGAAGTAATTATTACAGACGATCATGGGGCAATTGGGGACGCGATCGCCCGTGTGGAACCCTCAGCAATTTTTGGCACTCAGATGGAACGTCACGTCGGCAAACGTCTAGATATTCCCTGTGGTGTCATCGCTGCACCTATCCACATTCAAAACTTCCCCATCGGTTATAAACCCTTCCTGGGCTATGAAGGTACAAACCAAGTTGTGGATTTAGTATACAATTCCTTTACCTTAGGAATGGAAGACCATCTGTTAGAAATCTTTGGCGGACATGATACCAAGGAAGTCATTACTAAGGGGATTTCTGCTGGTTCTGACTTGGGTTGGACAAAGGATGGTTTGGCAGAATTGAATAAAATCCCCGGTTTTGTCCGTGGTAAAGTCAAGCGCAACACCGAAAAATTTGCCCGTGAACGCGGATTCCAGGAAATTAGCGCTGAAGTTCTTTACGCAGCCAAAGAAGCTGTAGGAGCCTAG
- a CDS encoding iron-containing redox enzyme family protein has translation MLHLSTSLNTTEQTNHQLDKLHSFVENHPFWQNRFFTACLQGELTKQDFIEIFSQYYLYSKNFTRYVAGVMANCDRDQFRAKLTQNLWEESGENGGVSHAEIFRNFMKNSLFINDLTQIKFKSFTQEFVDLYLQNTIQADPLWGCAWLSLGTEGIVSRMYQIMVTGMRQAGFADSELEFFHIHIGCDDEHAATLTEMMCSYQDIPEWFDTCLQASDRALIARANFFESLYEQITGGFNSSLVSTIKNRKSLAQQVGDISNLKGNITQAETKIYNNTVPHLNIEFAVAGFSFPTTQVLDPRLVSIPAGKNNEKHRHAHETLFYILQGSGQVLIDHELISVVAGDVVFIPRWCIHQSQNTGDIEMKILAVTDFGLTSKVLGNYDRQTRMNSNKST, from the coding sequence ATGTTACATCTGTCAACCTCACTCAATACTACAGAGCAAACCAACCATCAATTAGACAAACTCCATAGTTTTGTAGAGAATCATCCTTTTTGGCAAAATCGTTTCTTCACTGCTTGTCTGCAAGGAGAATTAACCAAACAGGATTTTATCGAAATTTTTTCCCAGTATTATCTCTATTCTAAAAACTTTACTCGCTATGTTGCGGGAGTCATGGCTAATTGCGATCGCGATCAATTTCGTGCCAAACTCACTCAAAATCTCTGGGAAGAAAGTGGGGAAAATGGTGGAGTCAGTCATGCCGAAATTTTTCGGAATTTTATGAAAAACTCTCTGTTTATCAATGATTTGACTCAGATTAAATTTAAAAGCTTCACTCAAGAATTTGTCGATTTATATCTGCAAAATACTATCCAAGCGGATCCACTATGGGGTTGTGCATGGCTATCCCTAGGGACAGAGGGGATTGTCTCTCGTATGTATCAAATTATGGTAACAGGAATGCGACAAGCTGGGTTTGCAGATAGTGAACTGGAATTTTTCCATATCCACATCGGTTGTGATGACGAACACGCAGCCACTCTCACAGAAATGATGTGTTCTTACCAAGATATACCAGAATGGTTTGATACTTGCCTACAAGCTAGCGATCGCGCTTTAATCGCTCGTGCTAATTTTTTTGAATCTCTCTATGAACAGATAACAGGAGGCTTTAATTCATCCCTAGTTAGTACAATTAAAAACCGTAAATCTCTCGCGCAACAAGTAGGAGATATTAGTAATTTAAAGGGTAATATTACCCAAGCTGAGACTAAAATCTATAATAATACTGTACCTCATCTGAATATTGAGTTTGCCGTCGCCGGATTCTCCTTCCCCACAACCCAAGTTTTAGATCCCCGGCTTGTGAGTATTCCTGCGGGTAAAAATAATGAAAAGCACCGCCATGCCCATGAAACGCTATTTTATATCCTGCAAGGTTCTGGTCAAGTACTTATAGACCATGAATTAATTTCAGTGGTTGCTGGAGATGTGGTGTTTATTCCCCGATGGTGTATTCACCAGTCACAAAATACTGGCGATATCGAAATGAAAATTCTAGCTGTCACCGATTTTGGACTCACATCAAAAGTGTTGGGTAACTACGATCGCCAAACTCGGATGAATAGCAATAAATCAACGTGA
- a CDS encoding DUF1818 family protein, with protein MERLIKSGKGWRVGWNPSAVKYQALLGNDDWAIELTEAELADFCRLLQQLTETIQQIAAELMAEEKITCEAESDLLWMEVSGYAHAYSLRFILSCERGVEGAWEAGVVPQLRQALETLKVF; from the coding sequence ATGGAACGTTTAATTAAAAGTGGTAAGGGTTGGCGAGTTGGTTGGAATCCCTCTGCTGTCAAATATCAAGCTTTACTGGGAAATGATGACTGGGCAATTGAGTTAACAGAAGCAGAATTAGCAGATTTTTGTCGCCTGCTACAACAACTCACAGAAACAATACAGCAAATAGCTGCGGAATTAATGGCAGAAGAGAAAATCACCTGTGAAGCGGAAAGTGATTTGTTGTGGATGGAAGTTTCTGGCTATGCCCATGCTTACAGTTTACGTTTTATCCTCTCCTGTGAGCGGGGTGTTGAGGGAGCATGGGAAGCTGGGGTAGTACCTCAACTTCGTCAAGCATTAGAAACTTTAAAAGTTTTTTAG
- a CDS encoding YcjF family protein, which translates to MPLSRIVTLIVGLIVILGLSLWLIDSLSRLYWQLSYSPLLGNLLLLLLVVLIGALIAAFVYYVLVMGGGGIKGKRRKVSPRRQVQIPEAKSEAASTTLQAVRQQVSQIQDEVARQALLSKSREIEANLARGEIQVVVFGTGSAGKTSLVNAVMGRMVGRVDAPMGTTTVGETYCLRLKGLERKILITDTPGILEAGVAGTEREQLARELATSADLLLFVVDNDLRRSEYEPLQALAAIGKRSVLVLNKTDLYTETDKEAILARLRQRVRGFISTNDVVAIAANPQSIELENGELAQPEPEILPLLRRMAAILRAEGEDLVADNILLQSMRLGEEARKLIDAQRRRQAEKIVERFQWIGAGVVSVTPLPVVDLLATAAVNAQMVVEIGRIYGCELNMERGRELALSLAKTIAGLGIVKGALQLLSTALQLNVGTFILGRAIQGVTAAYLTRIAGKSFIEYFRNDQDWGDGGMTEVVQRQFQLNRRDEFVKAFIQQAIAKVVKPLAEKVEAMEQEETEK; encoded by the coding sequence ATGCCCCTATCCCGTATAGTCACACTCATTGTTGGACTGATTGTTATTTTGGGACTGAGTCTATGGTTAATTGACTCATTGTCTCGCTTGTATTGGCAATTATCCTATTCTCCCCTATTAGGGAATTTACTGTTATTACTGTTAGTGGTACTAATTGGGGCGTTAATTGCAGCATTTGTCTATTATGTCTTGGTAATGGGTGGGGGAGGAATCAAAGGTAAACGACGTAAGGTTTCCCCACGACGACAAGTACAAATCCCAGAGGCGAAATCAGAAGCTGCTTCGACAACCCTGCAAGCAGTACGACAGCAAGTTTCCCAAATTCAGGATGAAGTAGCACGACAAGCTCTGCTGAGTAAGTCACGGGAAATTGAGGCTAATTTGGCACGGGGGGAAATTCAGGTAGTGGTATTTGGTACGGGGAGTGCGGGCAAAACTTCCTTGGTGAATGCAGTGATGGGAAGAATGGTAGGGAGAGTTGACGCACCGATGGGAACAACAACGGTGGGTGAGACTTACTGTCTGCGGTTGAAGGGTTTGGAAAGGAAGATTTTAATTACCGATACTCCGGGGATTTTAGAAGCAGGGGTGGCGGGTACTGAGAGAGAGCAGTTAGCTAGGGAACTAGCAACATCCGCAGATTTACTTTTATTTGTAGTTGATAATGACTTAAGACGTTCAGAATACGAGCCTTTACAAGCTTTAGCAGCCATTGGCAAACGTTCAGTTTTAGTATTAAATAAAACTGACTTGTATACGGAAACAGACAAAGAAGCAATTTTAGCAAGGTTGCGGCAACGGGTACGGGGCTTTATTTCCACAAACGATGTGGTGGCGATCGCGGCTAATCCCCAATCAATAGAATTAGAAAATGGAGAACTTGCCCAACCAGAACCAGAAATTTTACCCCTATTACGACGGATGGCGGCAATTTTACGGGCAGAAGGGGAAGATTTGGTGGCAGATAATATTTTGCTGCAATCCATGCGTCTAGGAGAAGAAGCACGCAAATTAATTGATGCCCAACGCCGTCGCCAAGCTGAGAAAATTGTCGAGAGGTTCCAGTGGATTGGGGCGGGTGTGGTATCGGTGACACCCTTGCCGGTGGTAGACTTACTAGCTACGGCGGCGGTAAATGCCCAAATGGTGGTGGAAATTGGCAGAATTTACGGCTGTGAGTTGAATATGGAGCGGGGGCGAGAATTAGCCCTATCCTTGGCGAAAACCATTGCCGGCTTGGGAATTGTCAAGGGTGCTTTGCAGCTACTATCCACAGCTTTACAACTCAACGTCGGTACTTTTATTCTTGGGCGAGCCATCCAAGGAGTCACTGCTGCCTATTTAACCAGAATTGCTGGTAAAAGTTTTATTGAGTACTTCCGCAATGATCAAGACTGGGGTGACGGAGGAATGACGGAAGTTGTACAGCGTCAATTTCAACTCAACCGTCGAGATGAATTTGTCAAAGCATTTATTCAACAGGCGATCGCCAAGGTTGTCAAACCCCTAGCTGAGAAAGTTGAGGCAATGGAACAGGAAGAGACAGAAAAATAA
- a CDS encoding CAP domain-containing protein — MTQRNIYSIAVAAFAFMGGATAPFTPVQSTTLKPLQLAQSTPTIAAIENSVHQQINQLRSSQSLPPLTRNSAIDNQARIHSQNMASGKVPFNHTGFSQRIQATRISYSSAAENIARNSGYSDPATQAVQGWRFSSGHFQNIRGNYNLTGIGVARNNKGEYFFTQIFIRSR; from the coding sequence ATGACTCAAAGAAACATCTACAGCATTGCTGTTGCAGCTTTTGCATTTATGGGTGGGGCAACTGCGCCTTTCACACCAGTTCAAAGTACTACACTCAAACCCTTGCAACTGGCACAATCAACTCCTACCATTGCTGCCATTGAAAATTCCGTTCATCAGCAAATAAACCAGTTGCGGAGTTCTCAAAGTCTACCACCCTTAACGCGCAACTCAGCCATAGACAATCAAGCCAGAATACATAGCCAGAATATGGCTAGTGGAAAAGTTCCATTCAATCATACCGGTTTTTCACAACGAATTCAGGCAACCCGTATTTCCTACAGTTCAGCTGCCGAAAATATTGCCCGCAACTCTGGATATAGCGATCCTGCTACCCAAGCAGTGCAAGGTTGGCGCTTTAGTTCTGGACATTTCCAGAATATCAGAGGTAATTACAACCTCACAGGTATTGGTGTTGCCAGAAATAACAAAGGTGAATATTTCTTTACCCAAATATTTATCCGTAGCCGATAA